Proteins found in one Micropterus dolomieu isolate WLL.071019.BEF.003 ecotype Adirondacks linkage group LG12, ASM2129224v1, whole genome shotgun sequence genomic segment:
- the LOC123979945 gene encoding Fc receptor-like protein 5 encodes CEEDDSSAGWTLRRNTTRETRTQCRAGWGRSAGSSCYISLTVPLDSGVYWCESREGATSNTINITVTGGPVILQSPVLPVMEGHDVTLHCKTKTPPSNLPAGFYKDGSLIRTEPTGHMTIHHVNKSDEGLYKCDIRGRGESPSSWISVTVQQVSGQQK; translated from the exons tgtgaggaggacgacagctctgctggatggacgctgaggaggaacacaaccagagaaaccaggactcaGTGTCGAGCTGGCTGGGGAAGATCAGCTGGTTCTTCCTGTTACATCAGTCTGACAGTCCCATTGGACAGTggagtttactggtgtgagtccagagagggagcaaccagtaacaccatcaacatcactgtcactg gtggaccagtgatcctgcagagtcctgtcctccctgtgatggagggacatgatgtcactctgcactgtaaaacaaagacccctccctccaacctcccagctggtttctataaagatggctccctcatcaggactgagcctacaggtcacatgaccatccaccatgttaacaagtctgatgaaggcctctacaagtgtGACATCAGAGGtcgtggagagtctccatccagctggatctctgtcacag TTCAGCAGGTTTCAGGACAGCAGAAATGA